AAAGCATCAAACAATAAAAACTTTCGActgaatctttttattttttatttttatttttattttattttttatttttaaggttGGATCCCAAAACGCGGTTTCGAGGAAATATGGAACAGACTTTACGCAAAGTGTTTTAGCGGGCGGGTTTTCTAATCAACTCGTAAAATTTGAAGGCTGCAACGACTCGTAAAATTTAAAGTTGCAACTTGAAGGTCATGCAGCAAAAATAGAAGTATGTGGACCGCCATGACACGTGTGTTCTTCTAGCTATCTCCAATATTTATGTGGCATGGCCGTTCCTGTGGTACTGCCACCTAGAAAAACATAGCAAGTGACGTAAAGTAATTATCAGTACAAAGCTTATTTAACATAATTATGACGTTGTTCATGAATtgttttaatcataattttctATTTATCCCGACATTAGAAGGACACTTTTCTCAATTAAGTACCACGTGATCTTGGCTCATGTAACCTATAGTCATTCTAtgctttatttaaataatactgtatatagttataaaatatataaatattatacattcattttataaaataaagtatattattaaaaattaattttctttttaaataaactatttatttatttttaaaataattatgcaacacaattataaaatcatttatcaATCTTAAGTCCCAACACaaaaacacacacatatatctCTGTCCCTATCCAACCGTAGAGTATCCACGTCTACAATATTCTAAATCCAACCCATGCAATTAAACAAGAACAATCTGGCAAACGAGACTCCACAAAAACTTTGACCCAACCACATCATTGACAATATTATTTTGGGAGAGAGCCACCAAATGGTCCAATCTTAAGTGTATTTTTATACACTTGTAAGCTAGCCAAAAGAGGTTGAGGAGTGAAAGAAACCTATAACCCCaccaaaaagaaggaaaaaaaaaaacaaaaagtttctTATGCTAACGTGTCACCATATGATTTCCCTTCTTTGGCTGTTTCTTATTTTCACTTTTCAATCGTCTTTCTTTCTAAAAAGTTTGCTGCCTAACTCTATCGGCACGTGTGTCCGCGGTGGTGCACTTCCTCTTGCCGACGTGGACTTCCCTGCACGTATGAAACCCaccattttttattgttttttttattttcccggCTTGTACTGAGCCCGTGAAAAACGCTCTCTCACGAGGTAAACACCGGCTCGGTGAACCCCGTTTTGGCTCTCAAGCTTCTAGAAGATGTGGTGGTTTAATGACACGTGGTAAATATTTTTGGGATGACTCATCTATTGTTTTTTCGTGACGGTTCATGCACCAAGGCGACGATCGTACTCGAAACAGATAAGGTCGGCTACACGATAACTTCGAATTACGATGGACACGTGGGGCATTTTGAAAGGTGATGAACTGAAGTGGGTCCCGCTCAATCAACAGTATGACAATGACGACCGTACTTATCTCTGTTTTCAGACGACGGGTAAAATCTTTATAAATAAACTCCCCCACATTCAgcttcgaaaaaaaaaaaaaagaaaggaaataaaattcaaaatatcacCGCTGCTAcaatttccttctctctcttaaGAATATACACCGTTCTCTTTCTGCAAAATCGTTGCCGGAAATGGTTCCGCCGGAGATAGACCCACTTTCTCGGCTAAGTTTGCCTCCTGGATTTCGTTTTTATCCGACGGATGAGGAGCTTTTGGTGCAGTATCTATGTCGAAAAGTAGCAGGACATCATTTCGATCTGCAAATTATCGCTGAAATTGATCTGTACAAATTCGATCCATGGATTTTACCAAGTAAGATTAAGCTCACCATACAGTAGTACAAATAAACCGTTAACGATAACTCAATCTTTTATAGCTGTACTAaagtttttagatttatttttctattcgcAGGTAAAGCCATATTTGGTGAAAAAGAATGGTACTTCTTCAGCCCCCGGGATAGAAAGTACCCAAACGGGTCAAGGCCAAACAGGGTTGCGGGTTCTGGGTATTGGAAGGCTACTGGAACTGACAAGGTGATCACCACAGAGGGTCGTAAAGTTGGCATCAAGAAAGCCCTGGTTTTCTACGTTGGAAAAGCCCCCAAAGGAACCAAAACTAATTGGATCATGCACGAGTATCGCCTCTTAGAACACTCACGAAAGAACGGAAGCTCTAAGGTAACCAAAACAAGCTTTAAGAATTAAGATATATACTCTGGTTCTCATAAATTTGTTTTGGGTGTTTGTGCTCTCTTCTGATAGATctgttttttcctttgttttttattgTTGCAGCTGGATGATTGGGTTTTGTGCCGGATTTACAAGAAGCATTCGAACTCTCAGAAGCCTACGACAAGCGTTTCGAGCAAAGAACAAAGCAACGATTCATCGTCTTCGTCCCACTTGGACGACGTGATGGAGTCGTTGCCGGAGATTGATGACCGCTTCTTAGCCTTGCAGCGCATGAATTCTCTGAGAAACCAACAACACGATGAGAAGTTCAACTTTCAGAATCTGGGTTCCGGGAATTTCGACTGGGCCAGCCTTTTAGGCGTCAACACGGTGCCGGAACTCGCATTGGAAAATCAAGCTCGGGCTCAAACTAATTGCACAAGTAATGACATGTATGTCCCTTCCATTCCGCCACTTTGCCACGTGGAGTCCCCACCGGAGAAGTTCCGGAACACGGTGGATGAGGAGGTTCAGAGTGGAACCAGAACTCAGCGGCCGGTCGATAACTCGTTCTTCTTCCATCAGTACCCGAACTTGTTGACTCAGAACTTTTCTAACACACTTGACCCGAACGGGTTTAGGTACCCGAACCAGCCGAGTGGGTTCGGGTTCCGGCAGTGAGAAAAGTGAATTTCTAATTAGAACAGTGGGGATTggattatatgtaaatattttttgggat
This Carya illinoinensis cultivar Pawnee chromosome 11, C.illinoinensisPawnee_v1, whole genome shotgun sequence DNA region includes the following protein-coding sequences:
- the LOC122281880 gene encoding NAC domain-containing protein 72-like; amino-acid sequence: MVPPEIDPLSRLSLPPGFRFYPTDEELLVQYLCRKVAGHHFDLQIIAEIDLYKFDPWILPSKAIFGEKEWYFFSPRDRKYPNGSRPNRVAGSGYWKATGTDKVITTEGRKVGIKKALVFYVGKAPKGTKTNWIMHEYRLLEHSRKNGSSKLDDWVLCRIYKKHSNSQKPTTSVSSKEQSNDSSSSSHLDDVMESLPEIDDRFLALQRMNSLRNQQHDEKFNFQNLGSGNFDWASLLGVNTVPELALENQARAQTNCTSNDMYVPSIPPLCHVESPPEKFRNTVDEEVQSGTRTQRPVDNSFFFHQYPNLLTQNFSNTLDPNGFRYPNQPSGFGFRQ